A region from the Bradyrhizobium erythrophlei genome encodes:
- the rplL gene encoding 50S ribosomal protein L7/L12, with the protein MADLQKIVDDLSSLTVLEAAELAKLLEEKWGVSAAAAVAVAGPAAAAAAPAEEKTEFTVMLVAAGEKKIEVIKEVRAITGLGLKEAKDLVEGAPKAVKEGVNKDESEKIKAQLEKAGAKVELK; encoded by the coding sequence ATGGCCGACTTACAGAAGATTGTTGACGACCTCTCGAGCCTCACCGTGCTCGAAGCTGCCGAACTGGCAAAGCTGCTTGAAGAAAAGTGGGGCGTGTCCGCCGCTGCCGCCGTTGCGGTTGCCGGTCCGGCCGCTGCCGCCGCGGCTCCCGCTGAAGAAAAGACCGAGTTCACGGTCATGCTCGTCGCCGCCGGCGAGAAGAAGATCGAAGTCATCAAGGAAGTCCGTGCCATCACCGGCCTGGGCCTCAAGGAAGCCAAGGACCTCGTCGAGGGCGCGCCCAAGGCCGTCAAGGAAGGCGTGAACAAGGACGAGTCCGAGAAGATCAAGGCCCAGCTTGAAAAGGCCGGCGCCAAGGTGGAATTGAAGTAA
- the rplJ gene encoding 50S ribosomal protein L10: protein MERAAKKDAVEALNGLFKTTSVAVVAHYSGLTVAQMQKLRMQMKQAGASVKVSKNRLAKIALEGTDVVAIGSLLKGPTVIATSNDPVAAPKVAIEFAKTNEQFVILGGSMGKTVLDVNGVKALASLPSLDELRGKIVGLLVAPATKIAQLSTAPAAKLARVVQAYASKSEAA from the coding sequence GTGGAAAGAGCGGCAAAAAAGGACGCGGTTGAGGCGCTGAACGGTCTGTTCAAGACCACCAGCGTGGCAGTCGTCGCCCACTATTCCGGCCTCACCGTGGCCCAGATGCAGAAGCTGCGCATGCAGATGAAGCAGGCGGGCGCGTCGGTGAAGGTCTCGAAGAACCGTCTCGCCAAAATTGCTCTTGAAGGCACGGACGTCGTTGCCATCGGTTCCCTGTTGAAGGGGCCGACCGTGATCGCGACTTCAAACGATCCGGTAGCGGCGCCGAAGGTTGCCATCGAATTCGCCAAGACGAACGAGCAATTCGTCATTCTCGGCGGTTCGATGGGTAAAACCGTCCTGGACGTGAACGGCGTGAAGGCGCTTGCCTCGCTGCCGTCACTCGATGAGTTGCGCGGCAAGATCGTCGGCCTCCTGGTGGCGCCGGCGACCAAGATCGCCCAGCTCTCCACAGCGCCCGCAGCCAAGCTCGCGCGCGTGGTCCAGGCCTATGCCTCAAAGAGCGAAGCGGCCTGA